ATTTGAGTCTATTCCTTTCTTCCTTGCTCTTTTCATTTGAGAACATAAGATCAAAACTTCCTATCATGGCGGttaaattttcaaatattataTTAATTTTTGCGGAATGATGATTTGGTAAAGCTGATTGCAAATACTCTCTCAATATCGAATGGTTAGCAGTATGCGATGCATTTAGCAAATGAGGAACCATACTTTGTTCTAACATTGAGAGGAATTGCAAAACAATACGACTTTCGAACAGTAGTTTCTCACCTCTGAGTGATTTTGAAGTAAACATTTCCAATTTATTTACCAAATGTTTCCTTTCGGAAAAGTTGGGGGCTAGAATGAAACCTTTCAAACAGGTTAACGCATCTTCAGACGGAATCCTTACTAACGAACCTCTTAttaattcaaaaaaatataatgaaaacttttcaGTACTCAAGTAAATTTTGGCCAGTTGGAAATATGTATCTCCAACAGCTGGAAGACAGAGTGAAGCAATATTTAAATACCTGATAGACTTTTTGAAATCCTCTATTCTTTTGGGATGGCTGGACGGCTTGTTTAATAATGTTCTATAGAGATGTGCGGAACCTAGATTAATTAAGCATCTCTGAAACGAGATTACAATGGAAAATGTCAACGGATTACTGGTGTTTAATATGGTCATTTCACGAAGTGGAGATCTGTCTGTTAATTGGATTATATTAAGTCGGGCAAACAAAGCATCTGGGATAACTAGACGCATATCATACTTTTCACATAGAAATTCGATAGTCTTATAATAATACCTGTGTATAAGTTTGAACAAATAAACCATTTTTCTATGAAATCTTCTGAAAACCCTGAACTTTCGCTTGTTATCTAACCGCATGATATCACAGAACCAGCGCTCAAACCATTTAAGTGTAGGTTCATGGATTTGAAGCCATAAAAGTTTCAGGAGCAGAGGTATAACCGTATCATCAATGAGTTCATGTTTATTATTACGGTACATATTTTCGTGCTTCAAAAGCAGCACTTCGAGTAATTTGGTAAATTTGTGATGCATGCCGTCTAAGAAACATCTGAACGTGATATACGCGTCTTCATCACAAATTAAGGTTGACGTTAGATGCTTATCTAAAAGCGTACGAACATTCTTGAAAACTGACCTCACAAATTCTGCGTTAACCTCTTCATTATCCATTATTTATGGTGATCATGTGTGAATTGATGGAGCATGCTGTTTTGCTATGCAAAGGCAGGTGATAACGGTTGGACGATATACACATGTTTACATTTCCATGCTTTTTTACAATAAGGATAATAGCGTAAACGCGAAAatcttgataa
The nucleotide sequence above comes from Saccharomyces mikatae IFO 1815 strain IFO1815 genome assembly, chromosome: 12. Encoded proteins:
- the EST1 gene encoding Est1p (similar to Saccharomyces cerevisiae EBS1 (YDR206W) and EST1 (YLR233C); ancestral locus Anc_8.415), producing MDNEEVNAEFVRSVFKNVRTLLDKHLTSTLICDEDAYITFRCFLDGMHHKFTKLLEVLLLKHENMYRNNKHELIDDTVIPLLLKLLWLQIHEPTLKWFERWFCDIMRLDNKRKFRVFRRFHRKMVYLFKLIHRYYYKTIEFLCEKYDMRLVIPDALFARLNIIQLTDRSPLREMTILNTSNPLTFSIVISFQRCLINLGSAHLYRTLLNKPSSHPKRIEDFKKSIRYLNIASLCLPAVGDTYFQLAKIYLSTEKFSLYFFELIRGSLVRIPSEDALTCLKGFILAPNFSERKHLVNKLEMFTSKSLRGEKLLFESRIVLQFLSMLEQSMVPHLLNASHTANHSILREYLQSALPNHHSAKINIIFENLTAMIGSFDLMFSNEKSKEERNRLKYVDLCERQVLFLDSSFDFIANMIDVVIIPSWQTNTEDFQYLATIRLLICWIKSYRSILQYTHRNKKFCTSFALLLNDLINSSLNHPRYLPSHRPRRRYYFEEDIILREFSCVNFALTDFNDDLVYNSPNMINNIIGCPTSTDRLYPKEECILRIKSIIFSGIKFLEKNDTGIMWNAGKYKFELVYPETKTRHKIALSEISFKINTTLQQERAVPSKNVEVENTEPQRKKARKIAVTELETQLANVRRTRKASPSEKRRHSLKLENCAVSPEDTTTDPRSTNIFSYPNEAIDADEETFVQVLDTSIRKDKRI